One Serpentinicella alkaliphila DNA segment encodes these proteins:
- a CDS encoding GerAB/ArcD/ProY family transporter: MDKFNTKHLAFLIAATCIVSLKTYPEVFIRNSGRDSWVAMIVCSLIILAFTQFIFRTNKKGQEFNIFKIYEDVYGEKLGRFLIVLYALTLFITLVESASVEANAMQINMLLETPSWYFMIFLVFPAIYTIRKDLVAVVTVALVGITLITIAGIHLAFLTTRYKSARLLLPVFDDGLTLGFFVTMIKILGLYGSVAIVFPFLTQVKDKSKLVLHGAIGLIYVIQMQIVSITGAISTFEITRLYEMPYPKLLQTQMISYARFYEFGELFVMLQIVGGWFLKYVITFYALLLTLKHLGITHKYRIYLLSVIIYAIGFWLVSDLDLLFDFLNYYTYISFANFFVIPLISFIVFSIKIKGKTSKSY; encoded by the coding sequence ATGGACAAATTTAATACTAAACATTTGGCATTTTTAATAGCTGCTACATGTATAGTTTCGCTTAAAACGTATCCAGAGGTGTTTATACGAAATAGTGGTAGAGACTCCTGGGTAGCTATGATAGTTTGTTCTCTTATAATTTTGGCTTTCACACAATTTATATTCAGAACTAATAAAAAAGGACAAGAATTTAATATTTTTAAAATTTACGAAGATGTATACGGAGAAAAATTAGGAAGATTTTTAATAGTCTTATATGCTTTAACATTATTTATAACATTAGTAGAAAGCGCTTCAGTTGAAGCAAATGCAATGCAAATAAATATGCTACTTGAAACACCATCTTGGTACTTTATGATTTTTTTAGTATTTCCAGCTATTTATACTATAAGAAAAGATTTGGTTGCAGTAGTAACTGTAGCCTTGGTAGGAATTACTTTGATTACTATAGCTGGTATACACTTAGCATTTTTAACTACAAGATATAAATCAGCGAGGCTACTACTTCCGGTTTTTGATGATGGTTTAACCCTAGGCTTTTTTGTAACTATGATAAAGATATTAGGATTATATGGCAGTGTAGCTATTGTTTTTCCTTTTTTAACACAAGTAAAAGATAAAAGTAAGTTAGTACTACATGGGGCAATAGGTTTAATCTATGTCATTCAAATGCAAATAGTATCTATTACAGGTGCTATTTCAACCTTTGAAATAACTAGGCTATACGAAATGCCATACCCTAAACTTCTCCAAACACAAATGATAAGCTATGCCAGATTTTATGAATTTGGTGAGTTGTTTGTTATGCTGCAAATAGTAGGAGGATGGTTTTTAAAATATGTTATAACCTTTTATGCTTTGCTTTTAACCTTGAAGCACTTGGGTATAACTCATAAGTATAGAATATATTTATTAAGTGTAATAATTTATGCAATTGGATTTTGGTTAGTATCCGATTTAGACCTTTTATTTGATTTTCTTAATTACTATACATATATAAGCTTTGCAAACTTCTTTGTTATACCTTTAATTTCGTTTATTGTGTTTTCGATTAAAATTAAGGGTAAAACTAGTAAGAGCTATTAA
- a CDS encoding spore germination protein has product MSRKHILVNQYENNINTIKEKLKNAYDVKYREITTSKGFVCAIFIDNMVDHAFLSDNILAPLLDSETLPENIEQLKKEVIESNVTDTVQTIDEAILNILSGNVILFFSFCEGILYCEVKGMNRRAIEQPITETTIKGPREGFVEDLAINISLIRRRIMNPGLKIEDFRLGGHSQIGVALIYLEQHAPEKLVTFIRTKIKMMQNRHFVFAINNIEEELRSKNTFFNTIGYSERPDIIASNLSEGRVCVMVNGTPFVLIAPYFFIDHFMSPDDYYNNMFIGSFDRILRWLAFSIAMILPALYLALTTYHFKLIPTVLVFRVAVLRSGVPFNTVIEIFIMYFFFLILREAGIRLPSPIGQAISIFGALILGDAAIGAGLTSQITVLVVALSSICTFLIPTLFNATVVWTSVLLLFTALSGLPGFYIAFIMFISHIAGLTTCGYPFLYPLGTLTTFKFRDIFYRKKLKDISNNILHGDEK; this is encoded by the coding sequence ATGAGTCGAAAACATATTTTAGTAAATCAGTATGAAAATAATATAAATACAATTAAGGAAAAACTTAAAAATGCGTATGATGTGAAATATAGGGAAATTACTACCTCTAAAGGATTTGTCTGTGCAATTTTTATAGATAATATGGTTGACCATGCTTTTTTAAGTGATAATATTCTTGCTCCACTTTTAGATTCTGAAACTCTGCCTGAAAATATTGAACAACTAAAAAAAGAAGTTATTGAATCCAATGTTACGGATACGGTACAAACTATAGACGAAGCAATTCTTAATATTCTTTCAGGTAATGTAATTCTTTTCTTTAGCTTTTGCGAAGGAATACTTTACTGTGAAGTTAAAGGAATGAATCGTAGAGCAATTGAACAACCTATAACAGAAACGACAATCAAAGGACCTAGGGAAGGATTTGTAGAGGATTTAGCTATAAATATTTCTTTAATTAGAAGGAGAATTATGAATCCAGGTTTAAAAATAGAAGATTTTCGTTTAGGTGGGCACTCTCAAATAGGGGTTGCTCTGATTTATCTTGAGCAGCATGCCCCAGAAAAGCTTGTAACCTTTATAAGAACTAAAATTAAAATGATGCAAAATAGACACTTCGTCTTTGCAATAAACAATATTGAAGAGGAACTAAGAAGTAAAAATACCTTTTTTAATACAATTGGATATAGTGAGCGTCCGGATATAATAGCATCAAATCTATCTGAGGGTAGAGTTTGTGTTATGGTCAATGGTACACCCTTTGTTTTAATTGCCCCATATTTTTTTATAGATCACTTTATGTCTCCGGATGACTATTATAACAATATGTTCATTGGTAGCTTCGATAGAATTTTAAGATGGTTAGCATTTTCTATAGCAATGATTCTACCAGCACTATATTTAGCCCTAACTACATATCATTTCAAGCTAATACCAACGGTACTTGTGTTTAGGGTAGCTGTATTAAGGTCTGGTGTACCATTCAATACAGTTATAGAAATATTTATTATGTATTTTTTCTTCCTTATTTTACGGGAGGCAGGGATTAGACTTCCATCCCCAATCGGACAAGCAATAAGTATATTCGGAGCACTTATATTAGGTGATGCCGCTATTGGCGCTGGCCTAACGTCACAAATAACCGTATTAGTTGTTGCATTATCATCTATTTGTACATTTTTAATTCCGACTTTATTTAATGCTACGGTTGTATGGACTAGCGTTCTTTTATTATTTACTGCCTTATCAGGGCTTCCTGGCTTTTATATTGCCTTTATAATGTTTATATCTCATATAGCTGGTCTAACTACTTGTGGTTACCCATTTTTATATCCCCTAGGCACACTCACAACCTTTAAATTCAGAGATATATTTTACAGAAAAAAACTCAAGGACATTTCAAATAATATTCTTCATGGAGATGAAAAATAG
- a CDS encoding Ger(x)C family spore germination protein, translating to MLKVRLTILLIIVTIILTGCFNYRDLNRAIFVTMLVIDIDDQDNIVVYAEAFHSYRSNKNNTEQGQRLVFHATGPSLFGTIRKLNVASRYKIDYSQCKMYVFTEKAAKNGIADFLDFLIRDQEFLIRAFLAVYLGPPEELLTAEIKQDEYIGIYLYELFQDSLLSSILVNYRFSDNVNTRLMGKHIDKMNAIKIEQETVDQFVSAQGAAVFENDIMVDMLTLDETIYCNFLYDRIQSGAIEIQHPQHEDKTLTLEIRKSKTKSKMDYDGRRILMKVNIDTDVVIADAQSGLDWNKETIEKIEHLAAVKIKDGTEALFAKFKEKGIDLLDVKHDVDIRYPKSNVENPIMITNLTSEVKVHIKGSTYIRGSR from the coding sequence ATGTTAAAAGTACGTTTAACTATATTACTAATTATTGTAACAATAATTTTAACAGGTTGTTTTAATTACAGGGACTTAAATAGAGCAATTTTTGTTACAATGCTCGTTATAGATATAGATGATCAGGATAATATAGTAGTATATGCTGAAGCCTTCCATTCCTATAGAAGTAATAAAAACAATACGGAGCAAGGCCAAAGGCTTGTTTTTCATGCAACTGGTCCCTCATTATTTGGTACGATACGTAAGCTAAATGTTGCCTCTAGATACAAAATAGATTATAGCCAGTGTAAGATGTACGTTTTTACAGAGAAGGCAGCAAAAAATGGTATAGCTGATTTCCTTGATTTTCTTATAAGAGATCAGGAATTTTTAATAAGAGCCTTTTTAGCAGTATATTTAGGTCCACCTGAAGAATTGTTAACAGCTGAAATTAAGCAGGATGAATATATTGGAATATACTTATATGAGCTGTTCCAAGATAGTCTTCTATCTTCTATTCTTGTTAATTATAGGTTTAGCGATAATGTAAATACTAGATTAATGGGTAAACATATAGATAAAATGAATGCAATCAAAATTGAACAGGAAACTGTTGACCAATTTGTATCTGCACAAGGGGCGGCGGTATTTGAGAATGACATTATGGTAGATATGTTAACATTAGATGAGACAATTTATTGTAATTTTTTATATGATAGAATACAATCCGGTGCTATAGAAATACAACATCCGCAACACGAGGATAAAACCCTTACATTAGAAATCCGTAAAAGTAAAACAAAATCTAAAATGGATTATGATGGACGAAGAATCCTGATGAAGGTGAATATTGATACAGATGTTGTTATTGCAGATGCACAAAGTGGTTTAGACTGGAATAAGGAGACAATAGAGAAGATCGAGCATTTAGCTGCAGTTAAAATTAAGGATGGTACAGAGGCTCTATTTGCTAAATTTAAAGAAAAGGGTATAGATCTTCTAGATGTTAAACATGATGTAGATATAAGGTATCCAAAGTCAAATGTTGAAAATCCAATTATGATAACAAATCTGACTTCAGAAGTTAAAGTACATATTAAGGGCAGTACATATATTAGAGGATCTAGATAG
- a CDS encoding cupin domain-containing protein gives MKKLIKNIDLSKKYELASLVDYQEGKVISRTLAQGRPLSLTVFAFDKDEEISSHTASGDAMVVILDGTAEITIGEEKLVLTKGETVVMPAGVPHALLAVEQFKMLLTVVFSLE, from the coding sequence ATGAAGAAATTAATTAAGAATATTGATTTATCAAAAAAGTATGAATTAGCTTCATTGGTGGATTATCAAGAGGGTAAAGTGATAAGTAGAACATTAGCCCAGGGAAGACCATTAAGCTTAACTGTATTCGCCTTTGATAAGGACGAGGAAATAAGCTCGCATACGGCATCCGGGGATGCAATGGTAGTTATTTTAGATGGGACAGCAGAGATAACTATAGGTGAGGAAAAACTAGTACTAACAAAAGGAGAAACAGTAGTAATGCCAGCGGGAGTACCACATGCCCTGCTTGCAGTAGAGCAATTTAAAATGCTATTAACTGTAGTATTTAGTTTAGAATAA
- a CDS encoding hemerythrin domain-containing protein: MKQSELLKRQHTEIMDLINEIESSIKDKSNNQNENIVKLINSLSGKLKVHLSIEDKHLYPELLNSTKYREIAFKYMDEMGNLVNEYNSFKTKFNTPSKLALGIKDFEKESEKVFSLLRKRIIKEDNELYQLCSE, from the coding sequence ATGAAACAGTCGGAGCTATTAAAAAGACAGCATACAGAAATAATGGATTTAATAAATGAAATAGAAAGTAGTATAAAAGATAAAAGTAATAATCAAAATGAGAATATTGTAAAGCTAATAAATTCCCTTTCAGGAAAACTAAAGGTTCATCTTAGTATAGAGGATAAACATTTATATCCAGAACTATTAAATAGTACGAAATATCGAGAAATTGCCTTTAAATACATGGATGAAATGGGTAACTTAGTAAATGAGTATAATTCATTTAAAACAAAATTCAATACACCTAGTAAGCTAGCTCTAGGTATTAAGGATTTTGAAAAAGAATCAGAAAAAGTTTTTTCTCTCTTAAGAAAGAGAATTATTAAAGAGGACAATGAGCTATATCAATTATGTTCTGAATAA
- a CDS encoding small, acid-soluble spore protein, alpha/beta type, with translation MNNSFIPDEVKERVKNSNYEISKDMADLPSRKNGFIGGSLGGTMTRRLVEMAEKDLAEKNN, from the coding sequence TTGAACAATAGTTTTATTCCAGATGAAGTAAAAGAAAGAGTTAAAAACTCAAATTATGAGATTTCAAAGGATATGGCAGATTTACCTTCTAGAAAAAATGGTTTTATTGGTGGAAGTCTGGGCGGCACAATGACTCGAAGATTAGTAGAAATGGCAGAAAAGGATTTAGCAGAGAAAAATAACTAG
- a CDS encoding protein adenylyltransferase SelO has product MINKNHSGWNLDDSYTSLPKQFYSKVNPTPVKSPELVILNIPLALSLGLNPEFLEKKEGINVLGGNHVIEDTTPIAQAYAGHQYGGFTMLGDGRAILLGEQITPKGERFDIQLKGPGETPYSRAGDGRAAIGPMLREYIISEAMHSLGIPTTRSLAVVTTGETLYRQTKQLGAILTRVASSHIRVGTFQFAAEFAADNLKALADYTLERHFPEYKSQSNPYLYLLKEVINRQAKLIAKWQLVGFIHGVMNTDNMTISGETIDYGPCAFMDIYDPKTVFSSIDRFGRYAYVNQPYVAGWNLARLADALLPILHEDRDKGIEMAQEAVSNFTEIYHGHWMRGMRNKLGIINEEGQDEPLIENLFSLMHKYKADFTNTFRALTLQELEGAEIFESSGFKEWNELWQSRLDRQQESKEKVYELMRNSNPSVIPRNHRVEAALEAASNGNYDVMKRLLSVLSNPFAYTTEQEEYTSLPTENSCDYRTFCGT; this is encoded by the coding sequence ATGATAAATAAAAATCATAGTGGGTGGAATTTAGACGATAGTTATACTAGTTTACCAAAACAGTTTTATTCAAAAGTAAATCCTACGCCAGTAAAATCCCCTGAACTTGTTATTCTTAATATTCCTCTAGCCTTGTCCTTAGGATTAAATCCAGAGTTTCTGGAAAAAAAAGAAGGTATAAATGTACTAGGCGGAAATCATGTAATTGAAGATACAACTCCAATAGCCCAGGCCTATGCTGGTCATCAGTATGGTGGTTTTACTATGTTAGGTGACGGTAGAGCAATACTTTTAGGTGAACAAATTACTCCAAAGGGGGAACGATTCGACATTCAGCTTAAAGGGCCCGGTGAAACTCCATACTCTCGGGCTGGGGACGGACGTGCTGCAATTGGTCCAATGTTAAGAGAATATATTATTAGTGAAGCCATGCATAGCTTAGGCATACCAACAACAAGAAGTTTAGCTGTAGTGACTACTGGAGAAACCTTATATAGACAAACTAAACAACTAGGAGCAATTTTAACGAGAGTGGCCAGTAGTCATATAAGAGTTGGAACATTTCAATTTGCTGCTGAATTTGCTGCTGATAATCTTAAAGCTTTGGCAGACTATACATTAGAAAGACATTTTCCAGAGTACAAATCACAGAGTAATCCGTACTTATATTTATTAAAAGAAGTTATAAATCGTCAGGCAAAGTTAATTGCTAAATGGCAGCTAGTTGGATTTATTCATGGTGTAATGAATACTGATAATATGACAATAAGTGGTGAAACCATTGATTATGGACCATGTGCATTTATGGATATTTACGACCCTAAAACGGTATTCAGCTCCATTGATAGATTTGGACGTTATGCTTATGTAAACCAACCCTATGTAGCTGGATGGAATCTTGCTAGATTAGCGGACGCTCTATTACCAATATTACATGAGGATCGGGATAAAGGAATTGAAATGGCTCAAGAAGCAGTTTCTAACTTTACAGAAATATATCACGGTCATTGGATGAGAGGAATGAGAAATAAGCTAGGAATAATTAATGAAGAAGGTCAGGATGAACCTCTAATTGAAAATCTTTTTAGCTTAATGCATAAGTATAAGGCTGATTTTACAAACACTTTTAGAGCCTTAACATTACAAGAACTTGAAGGCGCTGAAATTTTTGAAAGTAGTGGATTTAAAGAGTGGAATGAACTATGGCAGTCTAGATTAGATAGACAGCAGGAGTCTAAAGAAAAAGTATATGAGTTAATGAGAAATAGTAATCCTTCAGTTATTCCTAGAAACCATAGGGTAGAAGCTGCTTTAGAGGCTGCATCGAATGGTAATTATGATGTAATGAAAAGGCTATTAAGTGTTTTGTCGAACCCCTTTGCATATACAACTGAGCAGGAGGAATATACAAGTTTACCTACAGAAAATAGTTGTGACTATAGGACTTTCTGTGGTACTTGA
- a CDS encoding GNAT family N-acetyltransferase, producing MNEDHKKTNDTIIERGTIEDLNNLYKSYCSDFPENERKSFEYLKTLMETGKYRLLLIKNYGESERIGYAFIYTIEHERTLWLDFFAIEKRFRSKGLGSLIMDQIISYFGSAYQGMFIEAEIPNGLDSNQERRLEFYKRKGAQILSLEYELPTLEGGFPMYLMYLSENKNLQRETIERSIKSVFDVIHSNIMDRDKLYKKVIGTIKITN from the coding sequence ATGAACGAAGACCATAAAAAAACTAATGATACTATAATTGAGCGAGGTACAATAGAAGACCTAAATAATCTATATAAAAGCTATTGTTCTGATTTTCCTGAAAATGAAAGGAAGAGCTTTGAATATTTAAAAACACTTATGGAAACAGGAAAATACAGACTATTATTAATTAAAAATTATGGTGAAAGTGAAAGAATAGGATATGCGTTTATATATACAATTGAACATGAGAGGACACTATGGTTAGATTTTTTTGCTATAGAAAAAAGATTTAGGTCTAAGGGATTAGGATCATTAATTATGGACCAGATCATTTCATATTTTGGAAGTGCATACCAGGGTATGTTTATAGAAGCTGAGATACCAAATGGCTTAGATTCTAACCAAGAAAGAAGGCTAGAGTTTTACAAAAGAAAAGGCGCGCAAATTTTATCATTAGAATATGAACTGCCAACATTAGAAGGTGGATTTCCAATGTATCTTATGTATTTGTCTGAAAATAAAAATTTACAAAGGGAAACTATCGAAAGGTCGATAAAATCTGTATTTGATGTAATACATTCAAATATTATGGACAGGGATAAACTATACAAAAAGGTTATTGGTACTATAAAAATAACTAATTAA
- a CDS encoding L,D-transpeptidase family protein encodes MSSVTENELTRFRKYRNLKKKMRNKLCILLLITALSLLSFIFIFTKDTTLVCITSASTNSYPQTENFTPNLEEESLVNTHSEQAENIKEYSNSNAVNTTAFNNSVPVVTTKIESKVEQIEEKLIDEERIGISTIDVLNKQIIVYHQLTPGDTIFSLSKKHYNSAKFVNKLEVDNNIKNSSVDLKAGSTLNILNPKILDVYTVKTGDTIFSITKHYFSRALYTNFIQSTNGINNPNTDIKAGMKLKLPLINNTLEYIVQPGETLYSIISKHFELSSFQEYIVKHNNITAPDLLKSGTVLEIPNPFFVEDTIIKKRPIKINTITANTLNQQKESYIVEISISNNSLSILSDNKIVRTFKVATGKNNSTPTGTFKIVNKIQNPWYSPKGIPGGSPENPLGTRWLGLDVADSNGTIYGIHGTNEPYSIGKYVSQGCIRMHNKDVEWLFTNLPIGTVVAIKK; translated from the coding sequence ATGAGTAGTGTGACAGAAAATGAATTAACACGTTTTAGAAAGTATAGAAATCTCAAGAAAAAAATGCGTAATAAATTATGTATCCTTCTACTTATAACTGCATTGTCTCTTCTAAGTTTTATATTTATCTTTACTAAAGATACTACGTTAGTATGTATAACCTCAGCTTCAACCAACTCATACCCTCAAACAGAGAACTTTACCCCTAATTTAGAGGAAGAAAGTCTAGTTAATACACATAGTGAGCAAGCTGAAAATATTAAGGAATATAGTAATAGTAATGCTGTTAATACAACAGCATTTAACAACTCAGTACCTGTTGTTACCACTAAAATAGAGTCCAAGGTAGAACAGATAGAGGAAAAACTTATTGATGAGGAAAGAATAGGCATTTCAACAATTGATGTTTTAAATAAACAAATTATTGTTTATCACCAATTAACTCCGGGAGATACAATATTTAGTCTATCTAAAAAACATTATAACTCCGCGAAGTTTGTTAATAAATTAGAAGTTGATAATAACATTAAAAACTCTAGTGTAGATTTAAAGGCAGGAAGTACACTAAATATATTAAATCCTAAAATTTTAGATGTGTACACAGTTAAAACTGGAGATACGATTTTTAGTATAACTAAGCATTACTTTAGCCGAGCATTGTACACTAATTTCATACAGAGTACAAATGGGATAAACAATCCAAATACAGACATAAAAGCGGGAATGAAATTAAAATTGCCCTTGATTAACAATACTTTAGAGTATATTGTTCAGCCTGGAGAAACTCTATATAGTATCATTTCAAAACACTTTGAACTCTCAAGTTTTCAGGAATATATTGTAAAACATAATAATATAACTGCCCCAGATCTATTAAAATCTGGGACTGTGTTAGAGATTCCAAACCCCTTTTTTGTTGAAGATACTATTATAAAAAAAAGACCAATTAAAATAAATACAATCACAGCAAATACTCTTAATCAACAAAAAGAATCGTATATTGTTGAAATAAGTATCTCTAATAATTCTCTATCTATTTTAAGTGATAATAAAATAGTTCGTACTTTTAAAGTCGCCACTGGTAAAAATAATTCAACACCAACTGGCACCTTTAAAATAGTAAACAAAATACAGAATCCATGGTATTCTCCAAAGGGCATACCCGGTGGTTCACCTGAAAATCCCCTAGGTACAAGGTGGTTAGGTTTAGATGTTGCGGATTCCAATGGAACCATTTACGGTATACATGGAACAAACGAGCCTTACTCAATAGGAAAATATGTAAGCCAAGGATGTATCAGAATGCACAATAAAGATGTAGAATGGTTATTTACAAACCTTCCAATCGGAACTGTAGTAGCTATAAAAAAATAG
- a CDS encoding CYTH domain-containing protein, with amino-acid sequence MKGRAAIIKRKFLIYRLLCCTEFSEFTIIYRPLNNRVVLKKYHDTNEYDGIFDEILKNSIVRYRYKALCEPYTYEVDIYQCEKSLMVICVNFKNLEESRNFQKPSWFGKEITDIEDFNRKEFFIID; translated from the coding sequence TTGAAGGGGCGAGCGGCTATTATAAAAAGAAAATTTTTAATATATAGACTGTTATGTTGTACGGAATTTTCTGAGTTTACTATAATTTACAGACCACTTAATAATAGAGTAGTCTTAAAGAAATATCATGATACTAATGAGTATGACGGTATTTTTGATGAAATTTTAAAAAATTCAATAGTAAGATATAGGTATAAAGCTCTATGTGAACCTTATACCTATGAAGTTGATATTTACCAGTGTGAAAAGAGTTTAATGGTTATTTGTGTAAATTTCAAAAACCTTGAGGAATCGAGAAATTTTCAGAAACCTAGTTGGTTTGGAAAAGAGATAACTGATATAGAAGACTTTAACCGTAAAGAATTTTTTATTATAGATTAA
- the katG gene encoding catalase/peroxidase HPI, which yields MSSEVKCPVTGTKSKERKGGTTNRDWWPNQLNLKVLQQHSSKVDPMGEGFNYAEEFKKLDYDALKKDIFDLMTDSQEWWPADYGHYGPLFIRMAWHSAGTYRSGDGRGGAGTGTQRFAPLNSWPDNANLDKARRLLWPIKKKYGKRISWADLMILAGNCALESMGFKTFGFGGGRKDVWEPEEDIYWGEEKEWLGEKRYSGERELDNPLAAVQMGLIYVNPEGPDGVPDAVASGKDVRDTFARMGMNDEETVALVAGGHTFGKCHGAASPTHIGPEPEAANIEAMGLGWKNSYGTGKGDDTITSGIEGPWNSTPTKWDMGYLNTLFEHDWNLVKSPAGAWQWVPADPETHNIPKAHNASEIQPPIMTTADLALRMDPIYKPIAKRFHESPETFRDAFARAWFKLTHRDMGPKSRYLGPEVPEEDLIWQDPIPAVDFEIINDDDIEELKEAILRTGLRVSQLVTTAWASASTFRGSDYRGGANGARICLAPQRDWEVNQPEELNKVLTALTDVQLQFNEKQSGSKRVSVADLIVLGGCVAIEKASKTAGVDVKVPFTPGRTDATQEQTEIQSFSLLEPVADGFRNYQKNKYSIKPEELLIDKAQLLGLTAPEVTALIGGMRVLNANYKGLPFGVLTDRPEVLTNDFFVNLLDMNTMWRPADDDQYVFEGVERSTGKHKWIATRIDLIFGSHSQLRAFSEVYASDDAHEKFIKDFIGAWNKVMNADRFDIK from the coding sequence ATGAGTTCAGAAGTAAAATGTCCAGTTACAGGTACAAAGAGCAAAGAAAGGAAAGGGGGTACAACTAATCGAGATTGGTGGCCAAATCAGTTAAATTTAAAGGTATTGCAGCAACACTCTAGCAAGGTTGATCCAATGGGTGAAGGTTTTAATTACGCTGAGGAGTTTAAAAAACTAGATTACGATGCTTTGAAAAAGGATATTTTTGACCTGATGACAGATTCACAGGAATGGTGGCCTGCGGATTATGGGCATTATGGCCCGCTTTTTATTCGTATGGCATGGCATAGTGCAGGTACATATAGATCAGGAGATGGACGTGGAGGAGCTGGAACAGGTACTCAACGCTTTGCACCACTTAATAGTTGGCCAGATAATGCTAATCTTGATAAAGCCCGTAGACTCTTATGGCCAATCAAAAAAAAATATGGTAAGCGCATTTCTTGGGCAGATTTGATGATTCTAGCCGGAAATTGTGCATTAGAATCAATGGGCTTTAAAACCTTTGGGTTTGGAGGCGGACGTAAAGATGTTTGGGAACCAGAGGAAGATATATACTGGGGCGAAGAAAAAGAATGGCTTGGGGAAAAGAGATACAGTGGAGAGCGTGAACTAGATAATCCGCTGGCTGCTGTTCAAATGGGTCTTATTTATGTAAATCCTGAAGGACCAGACGGTGTTCCAGATGCAGTGGCATCAGGTAAGGATGTACGTGATACCTTCGCTCGCATGGGGATGAATGATGAGGAGACAGTGGCATTGGTAGCTGGAGGGCATACATTTGGAAAGTGTCATGGTGCAGCAAGTCCAACCCATATAGGTCCTGAACCTGAAGCAGCAAATATTGAAGCAATGGGGCTTGGATGGAAGAATAGTTATGGTACAGGAAAAGGTGATGATACAATCACAAGCGGTATAGAAGGACCTTGGAATTCTACACCGACAAAATGGGATATGGGGTATTTGAACACATTGTTTGAACATGATTGGAACTTAGTTAAAAGTCCAGCAGGTGCTTGGCAATGGGTACCAGCAGACCCTGAAACCCATAATATTCCTAAAGCCCATAATGCATCAGAAATACAACCCCCTATTATGACAACAGCTGATTTGGCCCTTCGTATGGATCCAATATACAAACCAATTGCGAAAAGGTTCCACGAAAGTCCAGAGACTTTCAGAGATGCTTTTGCACGAGCTTGGTTTAAGTTAACACATAGAGATATGGGACCTAAATCCCGCTATCTTGGGCCAGAAGTACCTGAAGAAGATTTAATTTGGCAAGATCCTATTCCAGCGGTGGATTTTGAAATTATAAATGATGATGATATTGAAGAGTTGAAGGAAGCTATTCTTAGAACGGGACTTAGGGTTTCACAATTAGTGACCACTGCTTGGGCTTCGGCATCGACCTTCCGTGGTTCTGATTACCGTGGGGGGGCAAATGGAGCACGTATTTGTCTTGCTCCGCAAAGAGATTGGGAGGTTAATCAACCAGAAGAATTGAACAAAGTACTGACTGCCCTAACTGATGTACAATTACAATTCAACGAAAAACAAAGTGGTTCAAAAAGAGTCTCAGTAGCAGACTTGATAGTTCTTGGTGGCTGTGTGGCAATTGAAAAGGCTTCTAAAACTGCAGGTGTTGATGTGAAAGTACCATTTACACCTGGTAGAACAGATGCAACTCAGGAGCAAACTGAAATTCAATCCTTCTCATTATTGGAACCCGTAGCCGATGGTTTTAGAAATTATCAAAAAAACAAATACTCTATAAAACCAGAAGAGTTATTAATTGATAAGGCTCAGCTTCTAGGGCTGACGGCACCTGAAGTGACAGCCTTAATTGGTGGTATGAGAGTGCTTAATGCGAATTATAAGGGTTTACCTTTTGGTGTGCTTACTGACCGTCCTGAGGTTTTAACAAATGATTTCTTTGTGAATTTACTTGATATGAATACTATGTGGAGGCCAGCCGATGATGATCAATATGTTTTTGAAGGAGTCGAACGTTCAACTGGAAAACATAAATGGATCGCAACACGTATAGATTTGATTTTCGGTTCACATTCACAGCTTAGGGCTTTCTCGGAAGTCTATGCCAGTGATGATGCCCATGAAAAATTTATTAAAGATTTCATAGGAGCATGGAATAAGGTAATGAACGCTGATCGCTTTGATATAAAGTAA